Genomic window (Bacillus pumilus):
CATTAAGGTTGCGCATATGTATTATGAAGAAGGCGCCACTCAATCGAACATCGCAGAAGCTGTTGGGGTTAGCCGTTCGCTCATATCGAAATATTTGGCAAAAGCACGTGAAGCAGGAATCGTGGAAATCATTATTCATGATGAAGTCAATCAACAGTATGGATCGTTAGAAAGAAAAATAGAGCGTAAATATGGTCTGCGAGAAGTCGTCTGTGTGGAAACGCTCAGCCAAGACACAACAAAAAGTCGAATAGGTGCCGCAGCGGCGGGTTTTTTATTAAAAGTGATGAAGGATGGACAAGTTATCGGCTTTTCCTCAGGGACAACGTTGCATGAAATGGCAAAAGCAATTACGTCTGTTCAGCACTATCCATCCGTAACATTTGTTCCGCTTGTCGGAGGTGTGGGAAATGAAGATGTCGATATCCACGCCAACTATATTATTGCGAGGTGCACAGAAGCACTCAAATCTAAATGTGAATTTTTACATGTTCCCGTCATGCTGGATACGAAAGAAGCAAAGGATGTACTCATTAGACAACCTTCAATTAAAAAAGTGATTGAACTAGGAGAATCATCAAACATCGCAGTTGTCGGAATTGGCGGTGTTCCTCAGCATTCAACGATGGTGAAATCTTATATGACAAGTGGTGAGGAGGATATCCTCCAAGCAAAGGATGTAGCAGGTGACATTTGTTATAACTTTATCGATCATAAAGGGGGAGTGTATCCGCACCCTTGGAACGACAGGGTGATGGGGATCAGCCCACAAAAACTGAAAGAAATTCCGCTTGTCATAGGTGTCGCTGGGGGCGAAGAAAAAATTGAAGCGATCAGGGCAGCATTAGAAGGTGGATTAATTCATGTATTAATTACTGATGAACGAACAGGAGACGCCTTATTAAAGTAACTACCTAATATCATTAGGTAGTTTTTTTGAGTCTTTAGACTCAAAAAGATTGAAAATTTTATCGATTTTATCTTGACACAAAGTTGACACATCATATAAACTAAGTTCATAACAAATGATAAACAAAATAACAAATGTTACAAGAAGCAGATTTTTGTTAATTTTTATAACATTTGTTAAAAGTTTCAGATTATTTCTCTAGCAATCTATAGAGAAGCAAGAAAACCTGAAAGGATGATTTAGATGTCAATCTATCAACAGTTGTTAGCTCGAGAACGCAGTGGGGAACCAATCAAAGTAGGAATTATCGGAGCAGGCCAAATGGGCTTTGGACTCATTTCACAAATTTCTAAAATTCCAGGCATGATTGTCGCCGGTGTTTGTGATATTCATCTTAGTGCAGCAGAGAAGGCAGCAAATTTCTACAAGCAGCATGCAAAGCCACATCAAATGGTTGTCACAAATGATTACAGAGAAGTGATTCAATCAGATTTCGTGGAAGTTGTCGTAGATGCAACAGGAGTTCCAGAGGTCGGAGCAAACATTTCTTTGGAAGCGCTTAATTCGAAAAAACATCTCGTTCTTTTAAATGTAGAAGTGGATATTACCATCGGTTTGGTGATGCATAAGTTATTCACAAATGCAGGACTTGTTTACTCAGGATCAGCTGGAGACGAACCGGCAGCAACACTAGAATTATATGAATTTGCAAAAACAATGGGACTTGAGGTGCTCGTTGCTGGGAAAGGTAAGAACA
Coding sequences:
- a CDS encoding sugar-binding transcriptional regulator, with translation MTFHDERRLLIKVAHMYYEEGATQSNIAEAVGVSRSLISKYLAKAREAGIVEIIIHDEVNQQYGSLERKIERKYGLREVVCVETLSQDTTKSRIGAAAAGFLLKVMKDGQVIGFSSGTTLHEMAKAITSVQHYPSVTFVPLVGGVGNEDVDIHANYIIARCTEALKSKCEFLHVPVMLDTKEAKDVLIRQPSIKKVIELGESSNIAVVGIGGVPQHSTMVKSYMTSGEEDILQAKDVAGDICYNFIDHKGGVYPHPWNDRVMGISPQKLKEIPLVIGVAGGEEKIEAIRAALEGGLIHVLITDERTGDALLK